In Trichocoleus desertorum NBK24, the following are encoded in one genomic region:
- a CDS encoding potassium channel family protein, with protein MTGLWLGFLGLAIISVTVFDVLSTTLSISGGGGPITARVATGLWNLVLKQHHSCRRDRQASHRRLTKLGYGIALSPIVIWLGLIWMGWTLIFSATPEAVANAETEVPADIWTRIYFTGYTLFTLGLGDYKPLGPFWQIVTAIAALNGFFFVTFSISYLIPVVSAATAQQQLSSYISTLGKSADEIVVKAWNGKDFGALTQHFIALTPMLTLHAQLYPAYPVVRFFHSDRRSYAAAPSIAALDEALTLLEFGVKPECRPDAVALYPLRQAISELIETLRFTFIEPGKQLPPSPSLHQLRKYGIPTISDQVFNLAVQDLAKRRQLLLTLVCHDGWCWDDVTASEAIPYVRNPKVSPQGW; from the coding sequence ATGACGGGACTCTGGCTTGGCTTTCTGGGGCTAGCAATTATTAGCGTGACTGTTTTTGATGTGCTTTCCACCACATTGAGCATTAGTGGAGGTGGTGGCCCGATAACCGCTAGAGTCGCTACTGGGTTGTGGAATTTGGTCTTAAAGCAACACCATAGCTGTAGGCGCGATCGCCAAGCTTCCCATCGACGACTGACCAAACTGGGATACGGCATTGCCTTAAGTCCAATTGTGATCTGGCTCGGCTTAATCTGGATGGGGTGGACGCTCATTTTTAGTGCTACGCCTGAGGCGGTTGCTAATGCCGAAACAGAAGTTCCCGCAGATATTTGGACCCGGATTTATTTCACAGGCTACACCTTATTTACCCTAGGACTCGGTGACTACAAGCCCTTGGGGCCATTTTGGCAAATCGTCACTGCGATCGCTGCTCTCAATGGCTTCTTTTTCGTCACCTTTTCTATTTCTTATCTAATTCCGGTCGTCTCAGCCGCCACAGCCCAACAACAGTTATCCTCTTATATCTCTACGCTCGGCAAGAGTGCGGATGAAATTGTGGTTAAAGCTTGGAATGGCAAAGACTTTGGTGCTTTAACTCAGCACTTCATAGCCTTAACCCCGATGCTGACACTGCATGCGCAACTTTATCCCGCTTATCCTGTGGTGCGATTCTTTCATAGCGATCGCCGCTCTTATGCCGCCGCCCCTAGTATTGCCGCTCTAGATGAAGCGCTCACGCTGCTGGAGTTTGGCGTCAAACCAGAATGCCGTCCGGATGCGGTAGCACTCTACCCACTGCGGCAAGCGATCTCAGAACTGATTGAAACGCTGCGCTTTACCTTTATTGAACCGGGAAAACAACTCCCCCCCTCTCCTTCGCTGCACCAATTACGGAAGTATGGTATCCCTACGATCAGCGATCAGGTCTTTAATCTTGCAGTCCAAGATTTGGCAAAACGACGCCAGTTACTCCTCACCTTGGTTTGCCATGATGGTTGGTGTTGGGATGATGTGACTGCTTCGGAGGCGATTCCTTATGTGCGCAACCCTAAAGTTTCCCCGCAAGGATGGTAG
- a CDS encoding DUF1206 domain-containing protein has protein sequence MRGRNSVERAGDQAGRTARQVATQPWVEPLARFGYTAKGIVYGLVGLLAAQAAFGAGGKTTDSQGALQTILEQPFGQFLLGLIAIGLLGYVLWSLVQAAMDTENKGTDAKGIAQRLGYVGTAIVYSGLALTAAKLALGSGGGGGGNASQDWTARLLAQPFGQWLVGTIGALTIGFGFYHFYEAYTAKFRRKLKLNEMSAPEKTWATRMGRFGLAARGVVFTVIGFFLIQAARSSNASEVRGLGGALAALASQPYGPWLLGLVALGLVAYGIYNFVQARYRQMVIQ, from the coding sequence ATGAGAGGGCGCAATTCAGTAGAACGAGCGGGTGATCAAGCAGGACGAACCGCAAGGCAGGTTGCGACTCAGCCGTGGGTGGAACCTCTAGCCCGATTTGGGTATACCGCTAAGGGGATTGTCTACGGCTTAGTGGGTCTCCTGGCCGCTCAAGCTGCTTTTGGCGCAGGTGGCAAAACCACAGATTCGCAAGGAGCGCTGCAAACGATACTAGAGCAGCCTTTTGGGCAGTTCTTGCTAGGTTTGATAGCGATCGGTTTGTTGGGTTATGTGCTCTGGAGCTTGGTTCAAGCGGCGATGGATACTGAAAATAAGGGAACAGACGCCAAAGGAATTGCCCAGCGACTCGGTTATGTGGGGACGGCGATCGTCTACTCAGGGTTGGCGCTGACGGCGGCTAAGTTGGCATTGGGTTCTGGGGGCGGTGGGGGCGGTAATGCTTCCCAAGATTGGACGGCTCGCCTTTTGGCTCAACCCTTTGGTCAATGGCTGGTAGGCACCATTGGAGCCTTGACTATTGGCTTTGGTTTCTATCACTTCTATGAAGCCTATACTGCCAAGTTCCGTCGTAAATTGAAGCTCAACGAAATGAGTGCGCCTGAGAAAACCTGGGCGACGCGGATGGGTCGGTTTGGTCTAGCCGCCAGAGGTGTTGTATTTACCGTCATTGGCTTTTTCCTAATTCAGGCGGCTCGGTCTTCTAATGCCAGTGAGGTGCGCGGGCTAGGAGGCGCTTTGGCGGCTTTAGCGAGTCAACCTTATGGCCCTTGGTTGTTGGGTTTAGTAGCACTGGGGTTGGTAGCCTATGGCATTTACAATTTTGTCCAAGCTCGCTATCGCCAGATGGTCATCCAATAG
- a CDS encoding photosystem II S4 domain protein, producing MLPREDLLKGIENRDAIARVIDQADQAIKTWEVVCSDFLAPPELADMQQALGRLTEVQVLAWGGYPQAERQRVAIARAELPLEASQVEIAALDIAGNFLFDPATHRDFLGALLGTGIVREKVGDIIVLGERGAQAIVVPDLVEFLELHLNQVRSVPVKTRRIELSELKIREPKKKELTTVEASLRLDAIASAGFGMSRSKMVDLIDGGDVRVNWKEITSSSHQLKPGDLVAIRGKGRLEVGEVAVTKKDRYRIQLTRFV from the coding sequence ATGCTGCCACGCGAAGACCTATTAAAAGGCATTGAAAATCGAGACGCGATCGCCCGTGTCATTGACCAAGCAGACCAAGCGATCAAAACTTGGGAAGTCGTCTGTAGCGATTTTCTCGCCCCTCCAGAACTCGCTGACATGCAGCAAGCGTTGGGTCGGCTGACCGAAGTACAGGTGTTAGCGTGGGGCGGCTACCCACAAGCCGAACGACAACGAGTGGCGATCGCCCGAGCCGAATTGCCGCTAGAAGCGAGTCAGGTAGAAATAGCAGCCCTTGATATTGCAGGCAACTTCTTGTTTGACCCTGCTACCCACCGTGACTTCCTCGGAGCGCTTTTAGGGACAGGCATTGTCCGAGAAAAAGTAGGTGACATTATTGTGTTGGGTGAGCGCGGAGCGCAGGCGATTGTCGTGCCTGACCTAGTAGAGTTTCTAGAACTCCACCTCAATCAAGTGCGATCGGTGCCCGTAAAAACGCGGCGAATTGAACTGAGCGAACTCAAAATCCGAGAACCCAAGAAAAAAGAACTGACGACGGTAGAAGCTTCACTGCGTTTAGATGCGATCGCCTCAGCAGGTTTTGGCATGTCTCGCAGCAAAATGGTGGACTTGATTGATGGGGGAGATGTCCGAGTGAACTGGAAGGAGATCACCTCTTCGAGTCATCAACTCAAACCAGGAGACTTAGTGGCAATCCGAGGCAAAGGTCGCTTAGAAGTGGGTGAAGTCGCTGTGACCAAAAAAGATCGCTATCGCATTCAACTGACTCGATTTGTGTAA
- a CDS encoding tetratricopeptide repeat protein yields the protein MDNQSIERLLTDLKHADPEVRNHATQELWRRWFEQKGVLGLERIRQAQMLLENGEKLQAEAVLTQLVQDLPDFAEAWNRRAVLYYIQAKYRKSLADCQQVVQLNPIHFGALHGIGLCHVALGEYREAIPAFRRALEIQPYSVENQRLILECSAKLS from the coding sequence ATGGATAATCAATCAATTGAGCGACTACTGACAGACCTCAAACACGCAGACCCAGAGGTGCGTAATCATGCTACTCAAGAATTGTGGCGACGCTGGTTTGAGCAGAAAGGTGTTTTGGGCCTAGAACGCATTCGACAAGCACAGATGTTGTTAGAAAACGGAGAAAAACTCCAGGCAGAAGCGGTGCTCACCCAGCTAGTTCAGGATCTACCTGACTTTGCCGAAGCATGGAACCGACGAGCAGTGCTGTATTACATCCAAGCTAAGTATCGTAAGTCTCTGGCTGACTGCCAACAAGTGGTGCAGCTCAACCCCATTCACTTTGGCGCACTACATGGGATTGGGCTATGTCATGTGGCGTTGGGCGAATACCGAGAAGCGATTCCCGCTTTTCGGCGCGCTTTAGAAATTCAACCTTATTCTGTAGAAAACCAACGGTTGATTTTGGAATGTAGCGCTAAATTGAGCTGA